The stretch of DNA ggaatgaattaattctaagggtgccaagctccttgcgtccgcggtcttatgaggcttacgagtttgttttgattcaacacatacatgacacttagaatttttgacaaaagtgaactttggaattaagctcaaattaactaagcgcatcatacaaccaaaattaacgtgacaaagcctcgaatgccaaacatttgtttcatcaacgttaataacattgtatgcaattttattacaaacatctgacaaagaaagacggaacaagcctccgctttcataaccttttccaacaaaagtaccaaacttagacaagatacatttattggactcaaagactaatttgaaactatctctacacagtagagagccgctgactaaattcttcttgatggtggggacatgctgcacgttcttcagctgcacggtcttccccgaagtaaacttcagatttaccgtaccaacaccaagaacacacgtatgtgatccgttccccatcagcaaggaggaagtcccgccggtctggtaagaagagaacaaagaagcatcagcacaaacatgaatattagcaccagtgtcaacccaccactcgggtgaaccaaagactgaaagaacagtaggtaataaattaccgtaccccgaagttcctccaggctcgctaataaccatgttggcggagtcgttgcctttgcagttcggacactttgcagcaaagtgatccgtactagcgcacacatagcaagctcccgtcttcttcttcttcttaaaagtggttgtcttcttagtctttggttggttctgcggtggctttttcctgttcttgtgggagttattcttctgaacaagattgacacttgaagcaccaacaactcctttcccacgtatgtcctttgctctcgccttctcctcaacattaagagtccctatgagtccatctattgtgaactcctgtctcttgtgttttagagaagtagcaaagtccctccaagaaggtggcagcttagagattatacctccggccacaaacttattgggtaacacacatggggactctttgctgcaatttttgagatcttttgccagagtatgtatttcatgagcctgttccactacagaacggtcttcgaccatcctgtactcaaggaactgctccatgatatacaactcactcccggcgtcagatactccatattgagcctcaagagcatcccacaatgctttgccagttggcagacggatataagaatccaccaggttatcaccgagaacactaatgatcaagcctcgaaagagaatatcagcctcatcgaacgcactcccttcctctggagagaattgttcaggcttaccctctttcacatggatcactctcgatagtgttaaccacagtataagccgctcttgccaacgtttgtaatttgaaccatcaaaaggtggtggtttgattgatgcagcaaagctagataccgaaagcctattaacacaattaggtttttggattgttagatatctaggcaattttcggtatattttaattccaaatattaatatcaatttcatgatatagatgagtgataatgtgtgtacaagatatgtgcatgtgttcatgttattctcactaataagcatgaacaaagaattaaaccagagtaggtttagtaagtaccccaaggcgggaccagtgccggaggcaccggttgcgccgttaccagctggaatagacatgctattcgactggtcttgctcgaagtagccgaactatgtcgatgcaggaagatgttcgcagtgcagtcccacgaacggttacgccgggaagtagacgaagtagtcgttcgcacgagcggttacgccgggaagtagacgaaggagtcgttcagggagcgagcagtcgcgtcaagacgcttcccaaaaacctaattgcccgcgtcccgtgcaggaccttcagcgagcagaggttccggaggccctgctctcgctaggcagaaagcagctgagggagaagggagaggtctcctgaagaggagtacctggatgagtgcttgagatgagtgaggatgagatgagtgaggatgagaggagagggtgctggtttatataggcacaatatgcctcaggttcaacgaacctggacatcatgaatggctttgatgagcggcagttaatgtacctcaggttcaacgaacctggacatcgtaaagagccttcaatgtccggtgcaggaccttcagcgagcagaggttccaacgaacctggacatcatgaatggctttgatgagcggcagttaatgtacctcaggttcaacgaacctggacatcgtaaagagccttcaatgtccggtcattagtgacgacattaaccctctgttttaatactctttactgcaaaacatccttctcatctcagcacatcgcgccgcgcccacggcccggcgagcgagcgcgtgcgcgcgtgtggttcaccgtcctcctcttaccggcttcacaagtggtgtacacgaagtccaccttttaagtcggttgagatcctcctcaattcccggtacggaattaagtattgattccctagcattaatagtgggctttaaattcttttaatgctttagaaataatgggccaagcccattactccaacaggtTTTGGCCTTACCTTGTTCATCAGGCTGCACACCATTATATATTCTCTGTGTGGTAATTTTGGTTCTCCAGTTAAAACTTTAGTAATCGACACTGGATTAATTGCGATTGAGAATGTTGGAACAGTTTTATTTTTGTCTTTCTAAAAAAGGTAAATGCATCAGGAGCACTGTATTGGCCGTGTCGGTCGGAGGCGCATCAGAAGCTGATGTCCCTCTCTGACTCTCGCCATCAGCGAGCAGGCAGTTGACTGACAGAACGAGCAGCCATCATGAGCAGGCAGGCAGAGTTGATTGGTATGATTGGTCCAGCAATCATGTTactgcagctccaccaccgtcaTCGATAATTTCATACATGCTCAACAAAACACGCAGCATATATTTATCCACAAATAAATATGCAGTATAATAATTTCATAGGCTATCTCATGCCAAATGCTGGACTAATTAACCTTGtacaccatcatctcatgcggaGATGCAACTAATGCAAGGGTCACCTATGTCCATCAATGGGGGAAACGCAACACAACACTCGATAACGAGGATTTTCTTATATCCATCAACCCACACGACGACCGAAAGCGGGCTGCCTGCTCGAAGTAACTGAATTCTCCAACAACGCAGCACGTCCTGCAGATTCCAGGGCCACTTCAGTTGATGTTCATATCCTCAGCACCAGCGCTATCACCGTCTGCAAGCATGCGTCAACAGTTGATTCAGACAACTAAAGCCCATCCTCATTTGCTTCAACTAGTATGCCTAGCTTAGCTTTGCTTGTACAAAAGGGCCGGATCAAAGGCATTACGCACAAAGAGCTTACCCTCGTTTTCTGACGAAGTGTAAATAGAGCGCCTTGCACGTTGTTGTCGCTGTTGGCGTGTTGGCTGAAACAAACAAGAACAAGCGATATTTCATTTCAGGACCAGAAAAGATGAACCTCAGCAGAACGCACATCATCACTTGGAATAGGGTGCTGAATTGAATATGCATGGCTATATATAGAGATAGCACGAGTGGTACCTGCAGCTTTGGCCTAAGTGCCTCCAGGGGTCCTTTGGGTTTGGCAACACCTTGCTGTACAAACCAAGCGTTATGTCAGGACATTAAACCATTCGATTTGGAACTCAAGTATGCTCTACATTAGACGTACTGGAgccaaaagaaaataaaagggcAATGATAATACCTTTCCTAGAGCCCAATCAGCAGAATCAAAGTAGGCCCGCTCATGATCCTACATTTACAGAGAATAATTCAGTTACTGATCGCATCAGTTTCCTTATGTGGATACAATCTTATCTTGCGGTGCTATTCAATTTTGTGATAAAGTGAACAAATTCAGAAATGAACCTTTGAGATGAGTGGTGGCTTTTTGGGCATTAGTCCACCAAACTTCTTCTTGATTGCTTCTTCCTGCCCAGAGGAAAATATTATTATGTTCAGTACAACCTCTCGTGCCACTTTAAAGAAACTTTGCTGGTTATTCCATCACAAAAAGAGTGCAGGAGTGACATTTAGATGGCCCTATAATATCTAGAACTAGTGCAGAAAATAAATAACCTGCTGCTGAGCTGATGGCATAGAATTGTCTTCACTTTGATCCATAGGTTCAGGATTTCCATCAAGAGCAGCAGTGTTAGAGTCCTTCGTCTCCGACATGATGCTAAAAAATAGGATCACGGATGTCATTATGCCAGTGGTCACACAAtaaaagcatcacaataaaGCTGATGGAGGCCACAATTTTACAGTGTCAATGCAGTATGGCTTATACCAGAAAGGCAACATATTGAATAAATAGTGCTTTCTGAAGAGGTGAGGCAATACACATTCTTTTCGCATGGACATATTACTCCGCTACCTAATAGTTTGTTGGTTTGTTCACATCCATTTACATTTTAATTAATGCACTGGTTACTCTGTTTGCTATTACTCGAATGACATGTTAGTACCGAACAAAGGTCAGATCCAGATTTCAGCTACCCAGTCAATTTGTTTCGCTCGTTAGTTGCACTAATTATTAACAGACCCATGCTCAGGCGTGGTAGATGGTAAACCTAAGATCCTTGAGGAGCAGTGTTTATGTTCATCAGTTAATCCAAGAACAAACCACACAAGGAAAATGTCCCAGGAGTCCAACATGCTTTTATGATTCAACTGGCAGTATAACTTTTGTTTCGGTAGGATTAAAACAAGAACGAACTGGGCAACTGCTTTTatagttcaaggagttgacacGGATGCCGAGtcaataaaaagaaaaagaaaaagaaaaaaaactggcATGAGAAAGAAGCACAAGCTTCAACTGCTTTCTGAATCTGGAACCTGAGGGAGGCTCCATATCCAAAGAGACTCATACTCCATGAATTGCCGTCAGCATGCATGCTGGGCGACGGACCGACGGCCTCCAATTGTTCATGTAGAAATTAAACAGTACCACTAGCTAGTACTGGAGTAGCATAAGAAATCATAACCATCTGCACCGAACGAATGGTTCGGTCTCCATAACGAAATCGTTCTCTACTGATATGATCAGATCATCAGAACATTAGGTGAGATGAGGGAAGGGGCAAGCATAGCGGCTctggttaaaaaaaaagaaattcccCAAAATTCTGGGAATTGAACAGCGATCAGGGAAGCTACCCCCACGCCACGCAGCAAAGCAATCCGCGGCAAATCTAATGTTTGGAGCTGGGGCTCAGGTCGTCACAGCTAGCTAGCCCGGAAAGAAAACACTATGCAAGGATCGCATCCAtggaagcaagcaagcaagcaaaggTTCAAGATTTCCTTACCGGCAAAAGAAGAGGGGTGCGGACGAATGGATCTCTCCTCCAGTCAACAGCAGCCCGGCAGCCCCCCCGGTAGCGGACAAGTCACCgcacagcacagcacagcacaggGAAGGCCGGAAGGAGGCcgagggattttttttttttttgaaacgaggCCGAGGGAATTGAGGACGGCAAGGCGAGGacaagaggaggaggacgagccgcGGCAGTGAAAGCAATATGATGatttggctcggctcggctcggtccGGAGAGAGCGTGTGGGGCCTACCACCGCCAATTCGGACGTTAACAAGCGCGCGCAGCCGGCCGTGCGTCGCACATGGGTAAATACGGGACCCAACAGGTGGGTGCGGTTTACGCGTCACTTGTTCCGCAAACCATCACCCGAAATAAGCGCACAGTTCACCGAAGTACTGGTTTGTTTGAGGCTGATCCATTATTTTTCTTAATTGTTGCGTATATTACGCTAAATAGGAGATAATCTATGTATTCATGTTGAAGTAGAAAAAATGCTGACACCCTACATGCATACAAATCCGAAGCTAATAAGTTATAACTGTTAAACTGAACATCTAGATTAAATTTAGATTGCGCTATTATcttttttataataaaatttttaaaatatgaccatacttatttattttcacataata from Panicum virgatum strain AP13 chromosome 9K, P.virgatum_v5, whole genome shotgun sequence encodes:
- the LOC120649988 gene encoding uncharacterized protein LOC120649988, with protein sequence MSETKDSNTAALDGNPEPMDQSEDNSMPSAQQQEEAIKKKFGGLMPKKPPLISKDHERAYFDSADWALGKQGVAKPKGPLEALRPKLQPTRQQRQQRARRSIYTSSENEDGDSAGAEDMNIN